A genomic segment from Candidatus Obscuribacterales bacterium encodes:
- a CDS encoding dihydroorotate dehydrogenase-like protein, whose product MDLTTIYLGLELRSPLVVGAAAPLTEDIQHLRQMEDAGAAAVVLHSLFEEQLRSDRLELHHHLEYGTESFAEALTYFPEPDLFHVGTDIYLNHIRAAKDMVDIPIIASLNGSTLGGWTDYARQIQAAGADALEINIYAIPTDLHTSAADIEQQYLDILKAVKSVVQIPVAVKLSPYFSNMAHMAHQLYEAGTDGLVLFNRFYQPDIDIEELEVRPHVLLSTPQDMRLPMRWIALLYGRIPVDFAATSGIHKGQDVVRMLMAGATVTQLVSVLLRHGIGHLKNIEQELQTWLQEHDYESVQQLRGSMSQLRCPNPSEFERAQYMKAIQTYQPDWMSSVDLVR is encoded by the coding sequence ATGGACTTGACTACAATCTACCTAGGCTTAGAGCTGCGATCGCCCCTGGTGGTAGGAGCTGCCGCCCCGCTCACCGAAGACATCCAGCACCTGCGGCAAATGGAAGATGCTGGCGCTGCCGCCGTTGTCCTTCACTCGCTTTTTGAAGAGCAGCTACGGAGCGATCGTCTGGAATTACACCATCATTTGGAATACGGCACCGAAAGCTTCGCCGAAGCCCTCACCTACTTCCCCGAACCTGACCTGTTCCATGTGGGCACTGACATCTATCTCAACCACATCCGCGCCGCCAAGGACATGGTCGATATTCCCATCATCGCCAGCCTCAACGGCTCCACCCTCGGCGGCTGGACAGACTATGCCCGCCAGATCCAAGCAGCCGGAGCCGATGCCCTAGAAATCAACATCTACGCCATTCCCACCGATCTCCACACCAGCGCCGCTGATATTGAGCAGCAGTATCTCGACATCCTCAAAGCCGTCAAGTCAGTGGTACAGATTCCCGTGGCGGTGAAGCTCAGCCCCTATTTCAGCAACATGGCCCACATGGCCCATCAACTGTATGAGGCGGGTACCGATGGTCTGGTGTTGTTCAACCGCTTTTATCAACCCGATATCGATATCGAAGAGCTAGAAGTGCGTCCCCACGTACTGCTCAGCACCCCCCAAGATATGCGCCTGCCCATGCGCTGGATTGCGCTACTCTATGGGCGCATTCCTGTAGACTTTGCCGCCACCAGCGGTATTCATAAAGGGCAAGATGTGGTGCGGATGCTCATGGCCGGTGCAACGGTGACCCAACTGGTCAGCGTTCTGCTCCGCCACGGCATCGGACATTTGAAGAATATCGAACAAGAGTTGCAGACTTGGCTCCAAGAGCATGATTATGAGTCAGTACAACAACTTCGAGGCAGCATGAGCCAGCTACGGTGTCCCAACCCTAGCGAGTTTGAGCGTGCTCAGTACATGAAAGCCATCCAAACCTATCAACCGGATTGGATGAGTTCAGTGGATCTGGTGCGGTAG